The genome window AGGAAAAGGGAAAAAGGTATTAGCAATTCTTCCAGATAACGGGGAAAGATACTTATCAACTGCTTTATATCAATTTGATGAAGATAACGAGTAATTAGAGAAAGGATTAGCATCGAGGAAGATGCTAATCCTTTTTTTGCTAAATACGATTCTTCTCGTATTGTTGGTTGTTGCGATCTTATAAAACGCGATATTAATGCTATGTTGATTTTGTTGTGGAAAGTCTCCCGCGACGTCTTCCCAAGCAGGACAAGAGAGGATCAGCAGCCGCTCGCGGAAAGCGAGTTGTATTTTCACAGCGGTGGGTCTGTAGCAAATCACGACTGGATGAAGCTTCCTCATATATGGTACGATAGAGAAAGATATTGACGGAAGAAGGTAGGATAGGCAGATGATCTTAAAAACAGCAAACCATACACTTGATTTAACAAAACGTACTCATATTATGGGAATTTTAAATGTTACTCCTGACTCATTCTCTGATGGGGGAAGCTATACAACGATTGAAAAAGCGGTGGCACAAGCAGAGTTGATGGTGCAGCAAGGTGCGGATATCATTGATATTGGTGGTGAATCGACAAGACCGGGACACCGACCTGTAGATGCTGAAGAGGAGATCTCGCGTGTCGTGCCAATTATTGAAGCGGTGAAAAAAAGATTCGACATTCCGATTTCAATTGATACATTTAAAGCAGAGACTGCAAAACATGCCGTTGAAGCTGGTGCCGATATTATTAACGATATTTGGGGAGCTAAGCTGGAACCTGCAATTGCGGACGTTGCGGCAAAATACAATGTGCCAATTATCTTAATGCATAATCGAACGGATGAAAATTACACATCGCTTATTGCCGATATGAAAAACGAATTGCAGGAGAGTATTGATATTGCGATCCGTGCAGGTGTTCCTAAGGAGAATATAATTCTAGACCCTGGTGTTGGATTTGCGAAATCGGCAAAAGAGAACTTAGCTGTGATGAATAATCTGGAACAATTTGTGGCGATGGGCTATCCATTTTTATTAGCTACATCAAGGAAACGATTTATTGGACATGTATTGGATCTCCCGCCACAAGAAAGAGATAATGGAACAGGAGCAACGACATGTCTAGGAATTGTTAAGGGAGCGCATATTGTCCGTGTTCATAACGTAAAAGTGAATAAGGAATTAGCAACAATGATGGATGCAATGCTCGGTAAAGGTGGCGTTCATATTGGATAAAATTCTATTAAATAACATGCAATTTTATGGATTTCACGGGTTACTTCCAGAGGAAAACCGATTAGGACAACGATTTAATGTTAATGTTGAACTTTTCCTAGATTTAAAAGACGCAGGACAATCAGATGATATGAACGACTCTGTTCACTACAGCGAGGCGTATGAACAGGTCAAGCGTATTGTGGAAGGTAGCGCCCTAAATTTGATCGAGGCGGTAGCAGAGCGTATCGCCGACCAGCTGCTATCCTCCTTTGAACTATTAACAGCTTGTAAGGTGAGAGTAGAAAAGCCGAACCCGCCAATTGTCGGGCATTATGAGTCAGTGGCTGTAGAAATATATCGGGAGAGAACCATATGAATAAGGCATATTTGGCGTTAGGAACCAACATTGAACCAAGACTGGATTACCTCCATGATGCATTACGTGCATTGGAAGATCATCAAGCAATTGAGATTAAGCAAGAATCATCGATATATGAAACTGTACCTGTAGGATATAAGGATCAAGCCGATTTTTTAAATATGGTGATTGAAGTGGAAACGAGGCTTACCTCAATGGAATTACTTGATTACTGCCAGCAAGTGGAGTTAAATTTAGGACGAAAAAGAGACATTCGATTTGGACCACGAACAATAGACCTTGACATTTTGACCTTTAATCAAGAAAATAGTAAAATAGAAAGATTGATTATTCCTCATCCACGTATGCAGGAGCGAGCGTTTGTGCTTATACCTTTAAAGGAAATTGCAGCAGACTATCTTATTCCTGTTTTGGATAAACGTCCACAGGAATTGATTCATGCACTTCCTAAGGCTGATATAAACGATGTGCGAAAAATGCAGGTATAGGTTATACGTTTGGTTTAAACTGTCCAAGTGAGTTTCGAATATACACCCGTGTAGCCTAATACATCAAAGAATGTTGAGTTTCTTATAGTTTCTTATATACTTATATCTATATTAATGACTGGAGTGATGGCTGTGTCAGAGGAATTAAATGAGCAAATGCTCGTACGGCGCGATAAATTAAATGTATACAGAGAAAAAGGGATCGATCCATTTGGTGAGAAATTTATCAGAACCCATCTAGCTAACGAAATTATTGAGGAAAATGAATTGCTTTCTAAGGAAGAACTGGAAGAAAAGGCTGAGAAAGCTACGATTGCTGGAAGAATTATGACCAAACGCGGAAAAGGGAAAGCAGGATTCGCGCATGTTCAAGATTTAAGTGGTCAAATCCAAATCTATGTAAGAAAAGATGAAATTGGCGAAGAAGCTTATGAGGTATTCAATACAATCGATTTAGGCGATATTGTTGGGGTCACTGGTGCGATATTCCGTACAAATACAGGGGAGTTATCTATTAAAGCGGAGAAATTCCAGCTTCTAACGAAATCACTTCGCCCATTGCCTGAGAAATATCATGGTTTGAAGGATGTTGAGCAACGCTACCGTCAACGGTATTTAGACTTAATTACGAATGCAGATAGTCAAAAGACGTTCATTCTGCGTAGTAAAATCATTCAATCGATTAGAGAATATTTAAATGGACATGGCTATTTAGAAGTAGAGACGCCAATGCTTCATAGCATTCCAGGCGGAGCTGCTGCACGTCCATTTATTACGCACCATAATGCATTAGACATTGAGCTATATATGCGAATTGCGATTGAATTACATTTAAAACGGTTAGTTGTAGGTGGACTAGAGAAGGTTTATGAAATTGGCCGTGTATTCCGTAATGAAGGGATATCAACAAGACATAACCCTGAGTTTACGATGATCGAATTATATGAAGCATATGCAGATTACAATGATATTATGGAATTAACAGAGAATCTAGTTGCCCATGTTGCAAAAGAAGTACTTGGTTCGACTAAGATTGCTTATGGAGATAATGAGATTGACCTTGAGCCGAAATGGACAAGACTCCATATGGTTGATGCTGTTAAAGAACAAACAGGTGTAGACTTCTGGCAGCAGATGAGCGACGAAGAAGCACGTAAATTAGCAAAAGAACATGGTGTAGAAATAAAAGACACGATGTCCTTTGGTCATGTAGTAAATGAATTCTTTGAACAAAAAGTAGAAGAAACGTTAATTCAACCGACATTCATTTATGGTCACCCAGTAGATATCTCACCACTTGCAAAGAAAAATCCAGAGGACGAGCGCTTTACTGATCGGTTCGAACTATTTATTGTAGGTCGCGAACATGCGAACGCATTTAGTGAATTAAATGATCCGATTGATCAGCGTGCACGCTTCGAAGCACAAGTACAGGAAAGAGAAGCTGGAAATGACGAAGCCCATTTAATGGATGAAGATTTTCTGGAAGCACTTGAGTATGGTATGCCACCGACAGGCGGACTAGGTATTGGGATCGACCGTCTTGTTATGTTATTAACGAATGCACCATCGATTCGTGATGTACTGCTTTTCCCACAAATGCGTAATAAATAATAGATAAGTTAGTGAAAGACTTTAAAATGATGATTCGATTGAATGAATCCCATTTTAGAGTCTTTTTAATTACCTAGGAACGGACTATATTTCTGTCTATGTAAACCAATTGCCTGTAATGAGTGGACGAAAGCAGTGAATAGCTTAAAGGTTGTTTTGTGAAGGTATATGTTTTTATTAGTAGAAAACAGGGTATTCTATATATTACTCAGTAATTATTATCAACCCTAAAGATAGTTATAAGATAGAAGGAGTCACATTTAGTTGCAATTATACAGGTTTTATATGGGATATATCTAGTTGGACGTAGCATTAAACCTTTATAAAATAAGGGTTATAAGACTTCGTCAATTATCTAAATAAATGGAATATATCTTTTTTGTGTTTTACTGTAAAATTCCACTTGCTTTTCAACAACAAACATGGTAAATTTATAAACGTTGCTTCTACAAAAAGCGACAAGCTCACAGAAAAAGAAAACATGTTTGTAAAAAATAGCTTTAAAAAACTGTTGACTTAGATAGTGAGATGTGTTATATTAATAAAGTCGCTGATTTACGAATCGGCAACAACATTTGCTCTTTGAAAACTGAACAAAACAACCAGTATGTCAACGAAAAGAAACTTGTTTTCTTTTCAATAAAACAAGAAGGTAACACTTCTTAAAGCTAAGACATTATATGGAATTGATTGGTGTCAATTTCATTTCAAACACTTTATTGGAGAGTTTGATCTTGGCTCAGGACGAACGCTGGCGGCGTGCCTAATACATGCAAGTCGAGCGCAGGAAGCAAGTTGACCCCTTCGGGGTGACGCTTGTGGAATGAGCGGCGGACGGGTGAGTAACACGTGGGCAACCTACCTGTAAGATCGGGATAACTCGCGGAAACGTGAGCTAATACCGGATAATACTTTTCACCTCATGGTGAGAAGATGAAAGGCGGCGCAAGCTGTCACTTACAGATGGGCCCGCGGCGCATTAGCTAGTTGGTGGGGTAATGGCTCACCAAGGCGACGATGCGTAGCCGACCTGAGAGGGTGATCGGCCACACTGGGACTGAGACACGGCCCAGACTCCTACGGGAGGCAGCAGTAGGGAATCTTCCGCAATGGACGAAAGTCTGACGGAGCAACGCCGCGTGAGTGATGAAGGTTTTCGGATCGTAAAACTCTGTTGTTAGGGAAGAACAAGTATGATAGTAACTGATCATGCCTTGACGGTACCTAACCAGAAAGCCACGGCTAACTACGTGCCAGCAGCCGCGGTAATACGTAGGTGGCAAGCGTTGTCCGGAATTATTGGGCGTAAAGCGCTCGCAGGCGGTCTTTTAAGTCTGATGTGAAATCTCGTGGCTTAACCACGAACGGTCATTGGAAACTGGAGGACTTGAGTACAGAAGAGGAGAGTGGAATTCCACGTGTAGCGGTGAAATGCGTAGAGATGTGGAGGAACACCAGTGGCGAAGGCGACTCTCTGGTCTGTAACTGACGCTGAGGAGCGAAAGCGTGGGGAGCGAACAGGATTAGATACCCTGGTAGTCCACGCCGTAAACGATGAGTGCTAGGTGTTAGGGGGTTTCCGCCCCTTAGTGCTGAAGTTAACGCATTAAGCACTCCGCCTGGGGAGTACGGCCGCAAGGCTGAAACTCAAAAGAATTGACGGGGGCCCGCACAAGCGGTGGAGCATGTGGTTTAATTCGAAGCAACGCGAAGAACCTTACCAGGTCTTGACATCCTTTTGCCCTCCCTAGAGATAGGGATTTCCCTTCGGGGACAAAAGTGACAGGTGGTGCATGGTTGTCGTCAGCTCGTGTCGTGAGATGTTGGGTTAAGTCCCGCAACGAGCGCAACCCTTGATCTTAGTTGCCAGCATTTAGTTGGGCACTCTAAGGTGACTGCCGGTGACAAACCGGAGGA of Oceanobacillus zhaokaii contains these proteins:
- the folP gene encoding dihydropteroate synthase, encoding MILKTANHTLDLTKRTHIMGILNVTPDSFSDGGSYTTIEKAVAQAELMVQQGADIIDIGGESTRPGHRPVDAEEEISRVVPIIEAVKKRFDIPISIDTFKAETAKHAVEAGADIINDIWGAKLEPAIADVAAKYNVPIILMHNRTDENYTSLIADMKNELQESIDIAIRAGVPKENIILDPGVGFAKSAKENLAVMNNLEQFVAMGYPFLLATSRKRFIGHVLDLPPQERDNGTGATTCLGIVKGAHIVRVHNVKVNKELATMMDAMLGKGGVHIG
- the folB gene encoding dihydroneopterin aldolase encodes the protein MDKILLNNMQFYGFHGLLPEENRLGQRFNVNVELFLDLKDAGQSDDMNDSVHYSEAYEQVKRIVEGSALNLIEAVAERIADQLLSSFELLTACKVRVEKPNPPIVGHYESVAVEIYRERTI
- the folK gene encoding 2-amino-4-hydroxy-6-hydroxymethyldihydropteridine diphosphokinase, coding for MNKAYLALGTNIEPRLDYLHDALRALEDHQAIEIKQESSIYETVPVGYKDQADFLNMVIEVETRLTSMELLDYCQQVELNLGRKRDIRFGPRTIDLDILTFNQENSKIERLIIPHPRMQERAFVLIPLKEIAADYLIPVLDKRPQELIHALPKADINDVRKMQV
- the lysS gene encoding lysine--tRNA ligase; amino-acid sequence: MTGVMAVSEELNEQMLVRRDKLNVYREKGIDPFGEKFIRTHLANEIIEENELLSKEELEEKAEKATIAGRIMTKRGKGKAGFAHVQDLSGQIQIYVRKDEIGEEAYEVFNTIDLGDIVGVTGAIFRTNTGELSIKAEKFQLLTKSLRPLPEKYHGLKDVEQRYRQRYLDLITNADSQKTFILRSKIIQSIREYLNGHGYLEVETPMLHSIPGGAAARPFITHHNALDIELYMRIAIELHLKRLVVGGLEKVYEIGRVFRNEGISTRHNPEFTMIELYEAYADYNDIMELTENLVAHVAKEVLGSTKIAYGDNEIDLEPKWTRLHMVDAVKEQTGVDFWQQMSDEEARKLAKEHGVEIKDTMSFGHVVNEFFEQKVEETLIQPTFIYGHPVDISPLAKKNPEDERFTDRFELFIVGREHANAFSELNDPIDQRARFEAQVQEREAGNDEAHLMDEDFLEALEYGMPPTGGLGIGIDRLVMLLTNAPSIRDVLLFPQMRNK